ATCGACTGCTCCGGCTTCCGCGGGCTGCTGACCGAAGGCGCGCTGAAGACCGGCTACGACAGCTGGCAACACTGGCTGCCGTGCGACCGCGCCGTGGTGGTCGCCAGCGAACACGGCGACACGCTGCGCCCGTACACCCAGGCCAGCGCGCAGCAGGCTGGATGGCAGTGGCGGATTCCGCTGCAGCACCTTGACAGCAACGGCCACGTCTACTGCAGCAGCCACCTCAGCGACGACGAGGCCTGCGCCACCCTGCTCTCCCATCTCGAAGGCCCGATGATCGGCGAGCCACGCCAGCTGCGCTTCCACACCGGCATCCGCAAGCAGGTGTGGAACCGCAACTGCATCGCGATGGGCCTGGCCAGCGGCTTCATCGAACCGCTGGAATCGACCAGCATCCACCTGATGCAGTCCGCGGTCGGCCGCCTGCTGACGATGTTCCCGGACAAGCACTTCGACCCCGCGCTGATCGCCGAATACAACCGCCAGACGCGTTTCGAATACGAGCGCACGCGCGATTTCATCGCCCTGCACTACAACGCCACCGAGCGCGACGACACGGCGTTCTGGCGGCAATGCGCCACGATGGCCCTGCCCGAGGGACTGGCCCACCGGATCGAACTGTTTCGCCAGAGCGGCCATATCTTCCGCGACGGCGAAGAGCTGTTCACCCCGACCGGCTGGCTGCAGGTGATGATCGGCCAGGGCATCGTTCCTCAGCGCCATTCGCCACTGGCCGACGGCCTGCCGCAAGCGCAGCTCGGCGAGTTCCTGGGCAATATCCGCACCCTGGTCGACCGCGCCGTGGCCAGCATGCCCGGCCACGCCGACTTCATCGCCCGCCATTTCAAGGCGGCCGACTGATCCGCAACTGCTGGAGTCGCAGATGATCCGTTACCTGCTGTTGGCACTGCTGATCCTCGGCACGACGTTGCCCGCGGCGGCAGCGCGTCCGTCACTGGATCCGGCCGGCTCCGGCGTCTGGTACGAGATCTTCGTGCGCAGCTGGGCCGACACCGACGGCGACGGCATCGGCGACCTCAACGGTGTCACCGCGAAGCTCGACTACCTGCAGTCGCTCGGCGTCAGCGGCATCTGGCTGATGCCGATCAATCCCTCGCCCAGCTACCACGGCTACGACGTCACCGATTACTACGGCATCAATCCGCAGTACGGCACGATGGTCGACTTCGAGCGCCTGCTGCGCGAGGCGCACCGACGCCACATCAAGGTGATCATCGACCTGGTGATCAACCACACCAGCGACCGGCACCCGTGGTTCATCGCCGCCCGCGATCCCGCCGATCCGCATCACGACTGGTACGGCTGGGCCGGTCCGCACACCGACCTGCACGCCGAGGACGCCGCGGGCGCGCAGGCCTGGCACGCGCTCGGCAAGGCGCACTACCTGGGCGACTTCTCCGCCAACATGCCCGACCTCGACTACGACACGCCGGCGGTGCGCAGGGAGATGGTCAAGCTCGGCCGGTACTGGCTGAAGAAAGGCGTCGATGGCTTCCGCCTCGACGCGGCCCAGCACATCTACTACGACTTCAAGGCGGACATGGACAATCCGCTGACGCTGCAGAAGAACCTCGCCTGGTGGTCGGAATTCCGTCGCGGCCTGGACGCGGTGAACCCTGCGGCCTACGTCGTCGGCGAAGTGACCCGCGACTCCGCCGATGCACTGGCGCCGTACTTCAAACCGCTCAACGCGGTGTTCGACTTTCCGCTGGCGGTGCAATTGATCGACAGCGCGCGCGATGAACGCGCCGGTGAGCTCGGTGCGTTGCTCGCGCGCACCGATACCGTCTATCGCAAGGTCGCCGGCAAGTCCGGCGTCGATGCGCCATTCCTGTCCAATCACGACCAGGACCGCGTGATGAGCCAGCTCGACGGCAACGCGCAACACATGCGCATGGCCGCCGCGATGCTGCTCACCCTGCCCGGCCATCCATTCGTCTACTACGGCGAGGAGCTGGGCATGCGCGGCAGGAAACCCGACCCGGATTTGCGCGAGCCGATGCGCTGGCACCGCGATCCGCAGGGCACGGGCGAGACGCACTGGAAAGCCTTCAGCGCCGGCGATGGCCCCGCGGTCTCGGTGGAGGCACAGCGACACGACGACGATTCGCTGCTGCACTACTACACGACGCTGATCGGCTGGCGCCGCCAGGTCGCGGCGCTGCGCGACGGCGCCATCCGCGAATATCCCCAGACCAATCCGCACATCGCCGCCTGGCAACTCGACGACGACGCCAGCCACGTGTTGGTGCTGCACAACCTGTCCGGGCAGACGCAACAGGTGCCGCTGGGCACCAGCCGATTCCGCACGCTGCGGCTGCACAGCAAACCCGACACCACGCTGCAGCGCCAGCGGCTTTCCCTGCCACCGTATTCCAGCGCGATCCTGGACTGAGCCTTGATCCACGAGGAACCCCGCATGACATCCCCTCCCCGCAAAATCGGTCGGCGCGCAAACGCCTGGTTGTGGCTCGGCCTCGCCCTCGCCCCGGCCGCCAACTTCGCCGCGACCGCTCCCGCGTCGACCCCGCAGGCACCCCGCATGGCACAACTCGTCGACCACGCCATCGCGATCGATCTCGGCACCGATCGTCTGGACGTCCGTTTCGTGGCACCCGGCATCGTGCACATCCACGCCACGCGAGACGGCCATGCCGCTGCGCCGACGCCGATACTCGACCCCGCCGGCCGCCGATCGACGTTTGCAGAGGTTCGCGGCACGCAGCTGGCGGACGGCATGACCCTCGCCTCCGCGGTCGCCTCGGTGCGCTGGAACCGGCAGACGCACCAGCTGCAGATCGACGACGCGCAACGGCATCCGCTGCTGCGCATCGACACCGACGCCCTGCGCCAGGGCAGGCTCGACGCGAAGCACGATGCCAGCGACGCGCTGTACGGCATCGGCGGCTACAACGCGACCGAGGATGCCTCCGCCGGCCTGCTGCGCAGCGGCACGCTGCAGGCGAAATCCGGCGAGCAGGGCCACGCTGGCGCGCCGTTCGTGTGGAGCACCGCCGGCTACGGCGTGCTGCTGGACAGCGACGGCGCCACATTCGCGCTGCAGCCTGGCACGATCGCCGCCAGCAGTCCGCGCAAGGATACGGACGTCTATATCCTGCTCGGCACGCCCGCGCAGATCTTCGACTCGCTGGCCCAGCTCAGCGGCCGCACGCCGCTGTTCCCGAAGTGGGCGATGGGCTTCACCAACAGCCAGTGGGGCATCGACCAGAAGGAACTGCTGCAGATCGTCGACACCTACCGCGCAAGGCACATCCCGATCGACAACATCACGCTGGACTTCGACTGGAAGGCCTGGGGCGAGGACGACTACGGCGAGTTCCGCTGGAACCCGACCAAGTTTCCCGACGGCCCCAGCGGCGCCTTGAAGAAGCAGATGGACGCCCGCGGCATCCGCCTGACCGGCATCATGAAGCCGCGCATCCACGTCGACACGGTGGAAGGGCGCTACGCCACCGCCCACGACTTCTGGGTGCCCGGCGAGAAAGTCAGCGACGACTATTTCTCGCACAAGCCGGTGAAGAACATCGACTTCGACATCCCCGCCGCACGCCAGTGGTTCGGCGAGCTGGCGATCAAGTACGGCTACGACGACGGCATCGCTGGCTGGTGGAACGACGAGGCCGACACCACCGGCAGCGACACCGAGTTCATGAACATGCAGCGCGCGCTGTACGACAGCCAGCGCGCGGTCTCGAACCAACGCGTGTGGTCGATCAACCGCAACTTCTGGCTCGGTTCGCAGCGCTACGCGTACGGCCTGTGGTCCGGCGACATCGACACCGGTTTCGCCAGCATGGCCGGCCAGCGCGCGCGCATGCTCAGCGCGATCGACGTGGGTGCGATGCAATGGGGCATGGACGGCGGCGGTTTCCGCAACGGCACGCCGACGCCGGAGAACTACGCGCGCTGGATCCAGTTCGGCGCGTTCACGCCGATCTTCCGCGTGCACGGCGAGCTGGGCCAGAAGCGCCAGCCGTGGGTGTACGGCCCCGTCGCCGAAAAGGCCGCGACCGCGGCGATCCGCCTGCGCTACGCGCTGATCCCGTACATCTACAGCTACGAGCACGCGCGTCGCGTCGACGGCGTCGGCCTGGTGCGCCCGCTGCTGTTCGACTGGCCGCACGATGCCCAGGTGCGCAACGACGTCGACAGCTGGCTGTTCGGCGACTGGCTGCTGGCGTCGCCGGTAGTGGAACAGGGCCAGACCGCGAAGGACGTCTATCTGCCCGCCGGCCGCTGGATCGACTGGTTCAGCGGCAAGGCCTACGACGGCGGCCAGACCATCCACCTGGCGATCGACAGCAAGACGTGGAGTGACATCCCGCTGTTCATCCGCGACGGCGCGATCATCCCGAATCGTTCGCCCGAGGATTACGTCGGTCAGCACCCGCTGACCGAGCTCGGCGTCGACATCTTCCCCGCCGCGCAGCGCAGCACGTTCGACTACTACGACGACGACGGCACGACCTACGACTACGAACACGGCGCGTACTTCCTGCAGCCGCTGTCGGCGCAGCGCAAGGGCGACACGGTGCAACTGGACATCGCCGCCGCGAGCGGCAGCTTCAAGCCGGCACTGCGCTACTACCTGCTGAAGGTCCACGGCAGCGCGGCGACCCGCGTCGGCCAGCTGAAATCCTTCGCGGACCTGCACGCGCTGGAGCAGGCGGACGGCGAAGGCTGGGCCAGCGGCCACGACCGCTACGGCGACGTCACCTGGGTGCGGGTCGCCGCCGCACGCGCCGCCGAGCTCACCCTCAACCTGAATCCATGAGCCTGGGAAACAGCCGACTCACCCGAAAGCTTTTCGCTCCACCCACCTGCGGAGGGATGTTCGATGGGCAATCAAGGCAAGGCGACACACGGCTCGAAATCCACCCTGGCATGCGCACTCGCCGCGGCGCTGGCGCTCTACGCGCTGCCGGCCGTCCATGACCAGGCACGCGCCGCCAGCAACGACAACAACGTGGAATGGAGCGGCCTGTTCCACGACCAGGGCCCGCTCTACGACAACCACGTCGAGCCGACTTCCGCCCAAGCGGTCACGCTGACCCTGCGCACGTTCAAGGGCGACATCAGCAGCGCCAACATCAAGTATTACGACAGCGCGGACGGCGCCTTCCATTGGGTCGCGATGAGCTGGTCGGCGAACGATGCCACCGGCAACTTCGACTACTGGAAAGGCACCGTGCCGGCCAGCGCCTCGAAGAAGTACTACCGCTTCCAGATCAACGACGGCAGCGCCACCGCCTGGCTCAACGCCGCCGGCACCACGTCGGCCGAGCCGTCCTCCGGCGACTTCTTCATCCTGCCCGGCTTCACCACGCCCGCGTGGATGAAGAACGGCGTGATGTACCAGATCTTCCCCGACCGCTTCTACAACGGCAGCACCGCCAACGACGTGACCAACGGCCAGTACACCTATGCGGGCTGCGCCACCGAGAAGCACGCCTGGGGATCAAGCGTGGTGGCCAACGTCAGCGGCTGCAACACCGCCGTGTTCTTCGGCGGCGACCTGGCCGGCATCGACCAGAAGCTGGGCTACATCAAGAACACCGTGGGCGCCGACATCATCTATCTCAACCCGGTCTTCCTCTCGCCGAGCAACCACAAATACGACACCGAGGACTACATGACGGTGGACCCGGCGTTCGGCAGCAACAGCACGCTGCAGACGCTGAGCGCGGACATCCACAGCACCAGCAACGGATCGAAGGGTTACCTGGTGCTCGACGGCGTGTTCAACCATACCGGCGACACCCACAAGTGGTTCGACCGCTTCCACTGGTGGAGCAGCATCACCGGCGCCTACGAGTCGCAGTCCAGTCCGACCTACGGCTACTACACCTTCCAGAGTTGGCCCAACACCTACTCCGCGTTTTTCGGCTTCTCGTCCATGCCCAAGCTGGACTACGGCGCCAGCGGCTCGGCCGTGCGCAACGCGATCTACAGCAGCACCAGCTCGGTGGTGAAGACCTGGCTGAAGTCGCCGTACTCGATCGACGGCTGGCGCCTCGACGCGGCGCAATACCTCGATGCCGGCGGCGGCAACGGCAGCGACACCGCCAACCACCAGATCATGGCCGAGCTGCGCAGCGCGGTGAAATCGGTCAACGCCAACGCCGACATCCTCGGCGAGTTCTGGGGCAATGCCGGCCCGTGGACCGCCGGCGGCGACCAGTGGGACGGCGCGATGAACTACGACGGCTTCACCCAGCCGGTGTCGGAGTGGATCACCGGCAAGGACTACGGCGGCGGCACGGCGAGCATCGCGGTGTCGCAGTTCGACAGCTGGCTGCACGGCACCCGCGCGAACTACCCGACCAACGTGCAGCAGGCGATGAGCAACTTCCTCAGCAGCCACGACATCACCCGCTTCGGCAACCGCGCCGGCGGCGACATCTGGAAGACCTATCTCGCGCTGTTCTTCCAGATGACCTACGTCGGCACGCCCACGATCTACTACGGCGACGAATACGGCATGCAGGGCGGCGCCGATCCGGACAACCGCCGCACCTTCGACTGGACCGTCGGCAGCAGCACCAACAGCGCGGTGGCGCTGACCAGGAAACTGACCACGATCCGCAACGCCTACCCCGCGCTGCGCACCGGCTCGTTCATGACCCTGCTCACCGACGACGGCAACAAGCTGTACGCGTACGGCCGCTTCGACGCGAGCAACCGCATCGCGGTGGCGCTCAACAACGACTCGGTGACGCATACGGTGACGGTGCCGGTGTGGCAGCTGAGCATGACCAATGGCAGCACGGTCACCGAGCTGATTTCGGGCACGCATTACACCGTGCAGAACGGCCAGGTCAGCGTGAGCGTGAATGGCCATTACGGGGCGATCCTGGCTCAGTGATTCCGGCCCGGGGCGGCGCGTGGCGCATGGGCCACGCGCCGCTGGACGCCGCCCCTCGCGCGTAGGAAACTGGCCCGCGATGTAAACGTTTACATCCTGCTGGTTGCCGGCTTCCTCTGCAGCATCCCCGCGCCACCCCACGCGTCGAACAGGATCTCGCCATGACTCTTTCCGCCTCGCTTCGCCACCTGGCCCTGGGCTTTTGCGCGACCGCCCTGCTGCTCGGCGGCACGGCCAGCGCCACGCCGCCCGCGACCACCATCAGCCTGCGCATCGACGCGCAGGCGCAGGGCACGCCCTTTCCCCATTTCTGGGAACAGATGCTGGGCTCCGGCCGCGCCGCGCTGGCGCTGCGCGATGACTACCGCAAGGACCTGGACGCCGTGCACCAGGCCACCGGGGTCGGCTACATCCGCTTCCACGGCATCCTCGACCACGACGTGGGCCTGATCCAGCGCGATGCGCAGGGAAAGATCTCCTACAACTTCTCCTACATCGACCAGATCTACGACGGCCTGCTCGAACACGGCTTCAAGCCGTTCGTGGAACTCGGCTTCATGCCGCCGGAACTGACCTCCGACCCGGCCGCGCTGCATCCGTTCTGGTATCACCCGAACATCGCGCCGCCGAAGGACTACGCCGAGTGGGACGCGATGATCGACGCGCTGGCCAGGCACCTGGTCGAGCGTTACGGCATCGATGAAGTGGCCAGCTGGTACTTCGAGGTATGGAACGAGCCGAACATCGGCTTCTGGGTCGGCAAGCCCGCGCAGTCCAGCTACTTCACCCTGTACGACCATACCGCTCACGCGCTCAAGGCGGTCAGCCCGCGCATCCGCGTGGGTGGCCCGGCCACGGCCCAGGCGGCGTGGGCCGCCGACTTCCTCGCCCACACGCACGAGAACAACGTGCCGGTCGACTTCGTCAGCACGCACGTCTACGGCGACGACACCGCCGACAACGTGTTCCACACCAGCGAGAACATTCAGCGCCGTGACATGGTC
This is a stretch of genomic DNA from Rhodanobacter sp. FDAARGOS 1247. It encodes these proteins:
- a CDS encoding tryptophan halogenase family protein codes for the protein MNDPRIRQVVIVGGGTAGWMTAALLAQALGPQLDIRLVESSEIGIVGVGEATIPQIRHVSQFLGIDEDELLKASRGTIKLAVQFNDWRRIGDSYLHAFSDIGLPLGLAAFQHYWLRGRELDPDAPDLWAYSINAQAANANRFARMDKVGDSPLTGIRYAYHFDAARFGQLLRRHAEQRGVKRTDGKVVDVALRGSDGFIESIRLDSGETIAGDLFIDCSGFRGLLTEGALKTGYDSWQHWLPCDRAVVVASEHGDTLRPYTQASAQQAGWQWRIPLQHLDSNGHVYCSSHLSDDEACATLLSHLEGPMIGEPRQLRFHTGIRKQVWNRNCIAMGLASGFIEPLESTSIHLMQSAVGRLLTMFPDKHFDPALIAEYNRQTRFEYERTRDFIALHYNATERDDTAFWRQCATMALPEGLAHRIELFRQSGHIFRDGEELFTPTGWLQVMIGQGIVPQRHSPLADGLPQAQLGEFLGNIRTLVDRAVASMPGHADFIARHFKAAD
- a CDS encoding alpha-amylase family glycosyl hydrolase codes for the protein MIRYLLLALLILGTTLPAAAARPSLDPAGSGVWYEIFVRSWADTDGDGIGDLNGVTAKLDYLQSLGVSGIWLMPINPSPSYHGYDVTDYYGINPQYGTMVDFERLLREAHRRHIKVIIDLVINHTSDRHPWFIAARDPADPHHDWYGWAGPHTDLHAEDAAGAQAWHALGKAHYLGDFSANMPDLDYDTPAVRREMVKLGRYWLKKGVDGFRLDAAQHIYYDFKADMDNPLTLQKNLAWWSEFRRGLDAVNPAAYVVGEVTRDSADALAPYFKPLNAVFDFPLAVQLIDSARDERAGELGALLARTDTVYRKVAGKSGVDAPFLSNHDQDRVMSQLDGNAQHMRMAAAMLLTLPGHPFVYYGEELGMRGRKPDPDLREPMRWHRDPQGTGETHWKAFSAGDGPAVSVEAQRHDDDSLLHYYTTLIGWRRQVAALRDGAIREYPQTNPHIAAWQLDDDASHVLVLHNLSGQTQQVPLGTSRFRTLRLHSKPDTTLQRQRLSLPPYSSAILD
- a CDS encoding TIM-barrel domain-containing protein; this translates as MAQLVDHAIAIDLGTDRLDVRFVAPGIVHIHATRDGHAAAPTPILDPAGRRSTFAEVRGTQLADGMTLASAVASVRWNRQTHQLQIDDAQRHPLLRIDTDALRQGRLDAKHDASDALYGIGGYNATEDASAGLLRSGTLQAKSGEQGHAGAPFVWSTAGYGVLLDSDGATFALQPGTIAASSPRKDTDVYILLGTPAQIFDSLAQLSGRTPLFPKWAMGFTNSQWGIDQKELLQIVDTYRARHIPIDNITLDFDWKAWGEDDYGEFRWNPTKFPDGPSGALKKQMDARGIRLTGIMKPRIHVDTVEGRYATAHDFWVPGEKVSDDYFSHKPVKNIDFDIPAARQWFGELAIKYGYDDGIAGWWNDEADTTGSDTEFMNMQRALYDSQRAVSNQRVWSINRNFWLGSQRYAYGLWSGDIDTGFASMAGQRARMLSAIDVGAMQWGMDGGGFRNGTPTPENYARWIQFGAFTPIFRVHGELGQKRQPWVYGPVAEKAATAAIRLRYALIPYIYSYEHARRVDGVGLVRPLLFDWPHDAQVRNDVDSWLFGDWLLASPVVEQGQTAKDVYLPAGRWIDWFSGKAYDGGQTIHLAIDSKTWSDIPLFIRDGAIIPNRSPEDYVGQHPLTELGVDIFPAAQRSTFDYYDDDGTTYDYEHGAYFLQPLSAQRKGDTVQLDIAAASGSFKPALRYYLLKVHGSAATRVGQLKSFADLHALEQADGEGWASGHDRYGDVTWVRVAAARAAELTLNLNP
- a CDS encoding glycoside hydrolase family 13 protein, whose product is MGNQGKATHGSKSTLACALAAALALYALPAVHDQARAASNDNNVEWSGLFHDQGPLYDNHVEPTSAQAVTLTLRTFKGDISSANIKYYDSADGAFHWVAMSWSANDATGNFDYWKGTVPASASKKYYRFQINDGSATAWLNAAGTTSAEPSSGDFFILPGFTTPAWMKNGVMYQIFPDRFYNGSTANDVTNGQYTYAGCATEKHAWGSSVVANVSGCNTAVFFGGDLAGIDQKLGYIKNTVGADIIYLNPVFLSPSNHKYDTEDYMTVDPAFGSNSTLQTLSADIHSTSNGSKGYLVLDGVFNHTGDTHKWFDRFHWWSSITGAYESQSSPTYGYYTFQSWPNTYSAFFGFSSMPKLDYGASGSAVRNAIYSSTSSVVKTWLKSPYSIDGWRLDAAQYLDAGGGNGSDTANHQIMAELRSAVKSVNANADILGEFWGNAGPWTAGGDQWDGAMNYDGFTQPVSEWITGKDYGGGTASIAVSQFDSWLHGTRANYPTNVQQAMSNFLSSHDITRFGNRAGGDIWKTYLALFFQMTYVGTPTIYYGDEYGMQGGADPDNRRTFDWTVGSSTNSAVALTRKLTTIRNAYPALRTGSFMTLLTDDGNKLYAYGRFDASNRIAVALNNDSVTHTVTVPVWQLSMTNGSTVTELISGTHYTVQNGQVSVSVNGHYGAILAQ
- a CDS encoding glycosyl hydrolase family 39, whose translation is MTLSASLRHLALGFCATALLLGGTASATPPATTISLRIDAQAQGTPFPHFWEQMLGSGRAALALRDDYRKDLDAVHQATGVGYIRFHGILDHDVGLIQRDAQGKISYNFSYIDQIYDGLLEHGFKPFVELGFMPPELTSDPAALHPFWYHPNIAPPKDYAEWDAMIDALARHLVERYGIDEVASWYFEVWNEPNIGFWVGKPAQSSYFTLYDHTAHALKAVSPRIRVGGPATAQAAWAADFLAHTHENNVPVDFVSTHVYGDDTADNVFHTSENIQRRDMVCRSVDKVHREIAASPYPHMPLIFSEYNASYANLPNVTDTVFMGPWLANTIRECAGKVEVMSYWSFSDVFEEQGIVRNPFYGGFGLIAANRIPKPAFNAFAILHKLGGQRLAVASDSALVTRRDDGTLVIALWNYAPPVGDTASYTPGRPAGSTKHFSLDVRHLPAAARATVWRVDETHGNAVAAFDRMGRPDSPSRAQIVQLREAGKLAAPESIDLRDGKLAVDVPVQGLVVIELR